The proteins below come from a single Treponema phagedenis genomic window:
- a CDS encoding YebC/PmpR family DNA-binding transcriptional regulator has translation MSGHSKWATIKHAKGAADAKRGQMFTKFIKEISIAARMGGGDPAANPRLRTAILKARAANMPKDNIERAIKKGTGELGGSNYEELIYEGYAPGGVAILVEVLTDNKNRAAANVRNLFSKNGGNLGSTGSVAYMFNRKGVIEYDAEVASEEAVMDAALEAGAEDIQNEGGIITVTTDPNDFETVLEALQTKGLESVSAEISMVPDTCMSLDAETTRKVLKMIDRIEEDDDVQNVYSNIDVPDDFEMDE, from the coding sequence ATGTCAGGACATAGTAAATGGGCAACAATTAAACATGCAAAAGGTGCTGCGGATGCCAAACGCGGGCAAATGTTTACTAAATTTATCAAAGAAATTTCTATTGCCGCACGAATGGGCGGCGGGGATCCTGCGGCAAACCCCCGATTGAGAACGGCAATTCTGAAAGCTCGTGCGGCAAATATGCCAAAAGATAATATTGAAAGAGCGATTAAAAAGGGAACCGGAGAATTGGGCGGTTCAAATTATGAAGAGCTTATCTACGAAGGCTATGCGCCCGGCGGGGTTGCTATTTTGGTAGAAGTATTAACTGATAATAAAAACAGAGCAGCTGCAAATGTGCGTAATCTCTTTTCCAAAAACGGAGGCAACCTTGGTTCCACCGGTTCTGTTGCATATATGTTTAATCGAAAAGGCGTCATTGAATATGATGCGGAAGTAGCTAGCGAAGAAGCCGTTATGGATGCTGCTTTGGAGGCAGGCGCTGAAGATATTCAAAATGAGGGCGGAATTATTACCGTAACAACCGATCCAAATGATTTTGAAACTGTTCTTGAAGCATTACAAACTAAAGGGCTTGAATCCGTTTCTGCTGAAATTTCAATGGTTCCGGACACTTGCATGTCTCTTGATGCGGAAACAACGCGTAAAGTATTAAAAATGATTGACCGTATAGAAGAAGATGATGATGTACAAAACGTTTACAGTAATATTGACGTTCCTGATGATTTTGAAATGGATGAATAA
- a CDS encoding helix-turn-helix domain-containing protein, producing the protein MKLFMSIDQITRGHVIANCLEGRCTVQQAALRLNLSRRRVQQLKKAFKEKGLAAMLHGNSQRPSAKKTSKEIEQRLLALRSDPALSKSNFLHFHEIVTEEYQLQLSYSTLRRILLSHGIYSPKKRRTRKKVHKTRNRRACFGELLQVDATPFPWFGGKEKSALHAFIDDARGMITGLYLCKNECLRVLKLQFYNFVLILLNIGYLCPVFDICGSLP; encoded by the coding sequence ATGAAATTATTTATGAGCATTGATCAAATTACACGAGGACATGTTATCGCCAACTGCTTAGAAGGGAGATGTACGGTACAACAGGCTGCGCTTCGATTAAACCTTTCACGAAGACGCGTACAGCAATTAAAAAAGGCGTTCAAAGAAAAGGGTTTAGCAGCAATGCTGCATGGCAACAGTCAGCGTCCCTCTGCAAAGAAGACCTCGAAAGAAATTGAGCAGCGATTACTTGCGCTGCGAAGCGATCCCGCATTGTCAAAAAGCAATTTTTTGCATTTTCATGAAATAGTAACTGAAGAATATCAATTGCAGCTGTCATATTCGACTCTGCGCCGTATTCTGTTATCACATGGAATTTATTCACCAAAGAAAAGACGAACACGAAAGAAGGTGCATAAAACGCGCAATAGAAGAGCTTGCTTCGGAGAGCTGTTGCAAGTGGACGCAACCCCGTTTCCTTGGTTCGGCGGGAAAGAAAAATCCGCATTACATGCTTTTATTGATGATGCACGCGGAATGATTACCGGTCTTTATTTATGCAAAAACGAGTGCCTGCGAGTTTTAAAGCTCCAATTTTACAATTTTGTATTGATACTTTTAAACATCGGTTACCTTTGTCCTGTTTTTGACATCTGTGGA
- the purN gene encoding phosphoribosylglycinamide formyltransferase, giving the protein MKNIAVLISGGGTNLQSLIDAAENKQIAGKIVLVISNKETAYGLERAKKHGIPAVFLSPKGIPNTAYAEKLLEVFDKYAVDLIVLAGWIRKIESKIISRYKNKIINIHPSLIPSFCGKGFYGEHVHKAVLDYGAKVSGATVHFVDEGMDTGAIILQKTVEVMQNDTAESLAQRVLAVEHEILVKAVALFCEGKLNVEGRKTKII; this is encoded by the coding sequence ATGAAAAACATTGCGGTGCTTATCTCCGGCGGAGGCACTAATTTACAAAGCTTAATTGACGCCGCGGAAAACAAGCAAATTGCGGGGAAAATTGTTTTGGTAATTTCCAACAAAGAGACTGCGTACGGACTTGAGCGTGCGAAAAAGCACGGAATCCCGGCCGTGTTTTTATCTCCAAAAGGAATTCCGAATACTGCGTATGCTGAAAAACTGCTGGAAGTTTTTGATAAATACGCGGTTGATCTGATTGTTTTGGCTGGTTGGATTAGAAAAATTGAGTCAAAAATTATCAGCCGGTATAAAAATAAAATCATCAATATTCACCCATCGCTCATTCCCTCGTTTTGCGGAAAGGGGTTTTACGGCGAGCATGTCCATAAGGCGGTACTGGACTACGGTGCAAAGGTCAGCGGCGCAACCGTTCACTTTGTTGATGAAGGAATGGACACCGGAGCAATTATCCTGCAAAAAACAGTGGAAGTTATGCAAAACGATACCGCAGAAAGCCTTGCACAGCGGGTTTTGGCAGTCGAACATGAAATACTGGTAAAAGCGGTTGCTCTTTTTTGTGAAGGAAAACTAAACGTTGAGGGAAGAAAAACAAAAATTATTTGA
- the purM gene encoding phosphoribosylformylglycinamidine cyclo-ligase, translating into MGLTYKDSGVDKDAGYQEVALIKNIVKKTHSPQVLSGIGGFGALFKLDTEKYPDPVLVSGTDGVGTKLLIAIETNNHSTIGEDLVAMCVNDVLCQGAKPLFFLDYIACDKLIPEKLAEIVASIAEGCLKADCALIGGETAEMPGMYAKKHYDVAGFCVGVVSKNKIIDGSTIQPGDILFALPSSGLHSNGFSLVRKIVFEKMGFKVNSFNEELGTTLGEELLKPTRIYVHPMLELIEKFSIKGVSHITGGGLYENVPRMLPKNTDAVLDISKVPIPKIFSLLQQWGEVETSEMYNTFNMGIGMVFAAPQDEAEAIADFLRSKNERCYRIGEIASGSGTIRL; encoded by the coding sequence ATGGGACTGACATATAAAGATTCCGGTGTTGATAAGGATGCCGGCTATCAAGAAGTTGCACTTATCAAAAACATTGTAAAAAAAACGCATTCTCCGCAGGTACTGTCCGGCATAGGCGGTTTTGGGGCGTTGTTTAAACTTGATACCGAAAAATACCCCGATCCCGTGCTTGTTTCGGGAACGGATGGGGTAGGAACTAAACTGTTAATTGCAATCGAAACAAATAATCATTCCACGATTGGGGAAGACTTAGTTGCAATGTGCGTTAACGATGTTCTCTGTCAGGGTGCAAAGCCCCTGTTTTTTTTGGACTATATTGCTTGTGATAAATTGATTCCGGAAAAACTTGCCGAGATTGTTGCCTCAATTGCCGAAGGTTGTTTAAAGGCTGATTGTGCGCTCATTGGCGGAGAAACCGCTGAAATGCCGGGGATGTATGCAAAAAAGCATTACGATGTGGCGGGATTTTGTGTAGGCGTTGTTTCAAAAAATAAAATTATAGACGGCTCAACAATTCAGCCGGGAGATATTCTTTTTGCCTTGCCTTCTTCCGGTTTGCACAGCAACGGATTTTCATTAGTAAGAAAGATAGTCTTTGAAAAGATGGGCTTTAAGGTGAACTCATTTAATGAAGAGCTCGGCACGACGCTCGGCGAGGAACTGTTAAAACCGACCCGCATTTATGTGCACCCGATGCTTGAGCTTATCGAAAAATTTTCGATAAAAGGAGTAAGTCATATTACCGGTGGAGGCTTATACGAAAATGTTCCGCGCATGCTTCCCAAAAACACCGATGCTGTATTGGATATTTCAAAAGTGCCGATTCCGAAGATATTTTCTCTTTTGCAACAATGGGGCGAGGTTGAAACAAGCGAGATGTACAATACTTTCAACATGGGGATCGGTATGGTTTTCGCGGCGCCGCAAGATGAGGCGGAAGCAATTGCGGACTTCCTTCGCTCAAAAAACGAACGCTGCTATCGAATAGGAGAAATTGCTTCCGGCTCGGGAACAATTCGCTTATGA